The sequence aaatgtagtTATAAGATTAACTACAtcgtattatatataaacatataataaatggtAAATTTATGTTATTCGCATCCTACTATATTTacgaataatataattataagagaaaacaataattatttattaagggaataaaatatacctatttaaaaagataaataaggaaatatgtgtttataaattaattattatattattttattttttttttctaaatatatatgaatgcaaaaaaatatattttatacatatatatattgttaaagATATAAAGTGATACTCtctaaaaatttaaaaataaatattttaaatataaattctgtcctaataaatatacataaaaatataaatatatatatatatatatatatatatatatatattaatattttttatttaatttttttgtattgttAAATTTTTTGTGTAAAAACTATGTTCATGTTTTCAAAGTAATATAAAACGtgtaataagaaaatataaatataaatacataaatatatatatattaaaaatatttcattaaatgtacctaaaatatattatacaattaATTTTCCACTTAATGTAGAAAATGaacattttaataaagaaaaaaaaaaaaaaaaaaaaatatatatatatatatatatatatatatatatataaatataaataaataaaggtttattaaataaatatgtataaatatatatatatatatatatatatatatatatatatatattgagtTTTACTTTTTTACTTGTATTTTTTGATTAACCATATGAACAGTTCAGGAAGTTCCTTCAATTCTTCGAGGAACTTATTGAATAGTCCCCGAACATCCAATATACTAAATATGTGTTCTCAAAAtcataacaataaaaattataattcagataatgatatattaattaatgtGATTTTAGAAAACTGTGTACATGAATggtttccttttttaaaagatgaaCATGATGATATAGATAAGGGAGATGAAAAGAACCAACATAACTTAAATaacgaaataaataaattgaagaaatattataaaggAGTAAAATCTTCTGACTTTCCGTTACCAAggttatataaaacaaatcgAAGTATATGTAACTTGAATGAAGATAATGAAGATGAatctattttttataatagtaatagtatatatatgaatatattaaatgaaagtAATACAGACAATGTACAgacaaataattattttaatgaatTTGTTAATCAtcaagaaaataaagaaacagAAGGAGAACTTATATgcgataaaaagaaaaaagaagaacaaaaaaGTGATGAAAAATGTGTAAATGTTACAAATGATGTCAATGacaatatttctttttatgatTGCATAGGTGATATCAgtagtattaataataataaatatgatgataataataataataataataataataatgataatcataataattatgataacaacaacaataataataataatattgatgagGATGAATATGTTCAGGAAACATTTTCATCACGTGAGGAAAAAACACTGAACACTAAAAAtcagaaaaaggaaaatttaAAGCATTATATAGATATCAAGgataaagaatatttaaaaaaaaaaggagacGAAGGTGTTAGTAAAGAGGAATGTGAAAATATGTCATCAGAAGGAAGAAGAAATTATAGttgtgataataaatatgatggtAAACGCGatgatttttataatgaCAAGAGTGATCATATTAATCATTCAAATTTTGATAGCTCTCCCTTTTGGCTAAAAAATTACAAGAACATTTCtaattatagtaataataatagtaatagtaatagtaatatcacccatatgaataatacatataatagcATGAGCAGAATTGAAAGTAATTATAGTATTAAAGAtgaggaaaataaaattattaatacaaataacaaagatgttaatatatacaatactATAGATGTAAATGTGGATTCTACAAATAATGTCAACAAAGTAGaaaatgatatttatttggataatgataatagaaatataaattcCATCAttcaagaaataaaaaatgaagaagcaaaagaaaaagattttACAATGGATTCATATGGAAATATGTACCTACGTATATGTCTGAaagtcttaaaaaaaaacgtagattattttttatcacccatgaatttaaataatgaaaaacttgtttatgaaaaaaaaaaaatcaaagaaattttaaaattgtatgataaattattttatagcCATTTTAAATTCATACCAAATAAAATTTACAAAGAAATATTGAGACCTATATATACCTACTATCAAAATTTAAAGTCCAATATGGTAGGAGGTGTATCTACTACATCCTTCGACGCAAAATCAAGAAATGTTTCTATATCTTCATCCTGTTCTTCTTTTCGCAGAGATTTTGATATTCCAAAAAAGAACGGTACATATCAAAAATgtgcaaatatatatatatatatatatatatatatatatatatatatatatatatatttatttatttatatatacgtgCGTTCGGATTttccttttaatttattatacattatttacttatttatttatttatttatttattttatttatttatttatttatttatttattatttattttttttttttgttgtagcAACGTGCAaagaagatgaagaaaaCAAAGttatacaaaagaaaaattcaTTTTCCAGCGAATATACCAATTTAGGGAGCTtttcaaatattattaatgacATGActgttaaaaatatattacaggAGGTTGATGAAAGTTCAGATATTAGTCATTTAGAAACggattacaaatatatatacaaagatttattaaaattgaaAAGTTTATTGTTAAAGAAAagatattacaaaaatattttattcgaATATCAAAAGAATTTTGTTCAAATTAATAATAGATGTGTTAAAACATATAGGGATATATATCCTGTGGAAAAGGAgtataaaacatatactCAAATAAAAAAGCAAACTATTGAAGTGATCAATTcgattaatataaattataaaaaatattactcaaatatataaagagaaATTATAACATGtgaaatgtattatatatatatatatatatatatatatatatatatgtgtatgtatgtatgtatgtattatttgttattttaatttttttgtttatattaatattcttATCTTCCGCTTGTAAATAAGACTCTCATTTCATTTTCTCTCATACTTGGAATTAATTCTCTTATTAGTATTTAATCAATTTTGAACATGTTATATGTGTTCACATTCAAACTTATTTTACATTATACTTGTAGAACATAATTTagggaaaataaaatgaacatttcttaatttaataaatatatatataaatctttttttttttttttttattaaaaatatagccatatatatatatatatatatatatatatatattttttttttatgaacagTTCAggtaaaaaaagaataaagtattttaaaaaaaaaaaaaaaaaaatgcacacatatatttccatatacatataattatatttttttttattttatgatattcaCATATGTGAGCAATGATTTAATATTactgaaaaaaaagaaaaaatttatatatcattggaatcattattattttcatatttttcaaaatattttctaaaatataaaacagctgcgtttatattttttaattggtCTTCTGGAAAATtgagaatatttttatcttcagGTACTTGTTCTTGTTTTTTCAATcttgtatttttaatttgtgcTCTTAAATTAAtcattcttttttgtttcatTAATTTCCTTTTGGTGGTTGGTGGAACATGTCCTTTATGTTTTTCTTTCAAGTATTCTACATTTTTACATTCTTTAACACcttttaaaaacattttaataacTTCCACTTTTGTTAAATCTTTTCGATTAACCAAATCAATTTCCACACTAGCATTCCTTAAGCGCTTCATATAGGTAGTAAAATTACGTTTCGATAAGTTCCTAttgtttttcattatatttggAAAGACAAAAAATGTGTTATCATTTTTCAAAGTTATAATTAAACATTTATATGGTACAAATAACAAAGCAAAACATAAAAGGAAAATCTTCATTTATCAATGATGTGTATATacagaaaaaattaaaataaatatgcaaAACAAAATGAGTTATATATTAGGGCAAATTTTCTGACATTACATCAGtcaaataacaaaaaaaaaaaaaaaaaaaaaattaaataaataaaatataaaaaatataataaatatatatatatatatatatatatatatatgtattaattaaAGGCTTAGACCgtaaaatatttgaaaattttatattaattcaaGTGCATATAGCTAAATACTCctaaaaaaagatattaaaaaggataaaaaaataaattggcaaatatataatatacaaagtataattataatacaggtatatgtacaaattgcaataaaataaattattgtgaaattatatatgtaaattttttaaaagggTCGAGAGGAATGAAAAAATAGCATATACAAATGGAAAATGTTCACTTACCAATATATAACACCAAGGAACACAGAACAAAAtcgaatattattttttccctcttaatattaaaaaggcTTTTATTAGATATCTTTAGAAAaaagattaaaaaaataaaaaaaataagtatatatatgtgtattatatgacaaaatgatataatatatatatatataaataaataaatatatattatatatatatatatatatatatatatatatatatatatatatatatataatatttatattattttttacttgTTCTCGAAGTGCTATTGAAAATGTCAAGTTTCCTAATGCTGTGAAAATAGCTGCAACTGATATCTTTTCATCAAAGGAACATGAAAAATAtccatacatatataaaagaaggaTATTAACAAGTGTAattagaatataaatatctaCAAATTTAATGTTTCTTGGGGTATTTCTATAATTTTCGTAAAATGtacttaatattttattcattttttttatactatttttttttttttttttttttgttttttttatgttatatatataaatgtaattgaaacaaaaaaaatagaggcatattatatttttttataatggaacataaatatataaaaatatacaccaaaaaaataaaataagaatattatgaaagaaaaaattattaatataaaaaaaaaaaaatatatatatattatttgtaatatataatatttattaatttaaaatgtgAAAAATAAGTGTAATATATTCACatattaagaaaataattatcaatGTGTTCTCAAAATTATGTAATAGATACTACATattttgttaaaatatataagccttataaaaaaaaaatatatatatatatattatatttatatagtcAATATTTTTCTTGCTTTTAATTTTTGCACTTGTCAATTTTGTActatagaaaataaataaaatagaaatgaataaataaatattacatatatgtatataatatatatatatatataacatatatatatttatttatttatataattaatttttaatggatatgtttttattataatatattttcttattttactttttttttcattttttttatttatttttcttttatttgatatttttattgaCCTGTTTGAGATTATCATTTCGAcgtgattttttttttttttttttaaaacataaaatttgtaatataaaatgcaggttataaaattataaaccacataaatatataaatatatatatatatatatatatatatacaatttttctttttttgaagCGTGTTAatgtttattattgttatgaCAGGATAATTTTAAGTATTTGTTCATAATTTGTTACaatataatgttataatatattgttataatatatttgttataatatattgtcattattatatatatgtaaagatGAATACACTTTTACGTTTAAAAGGGTTATGTggtaataaacataaaatatgtaataatgtTTTAAGAAAATGTTATAGTATTAAAGGGAATATAACTAAAGGTGATATGGAGGAATTGATAGAtgacaatatattttatgaaaaagagGAAgggaaaaaaggaaatttaggaaattattatgttataagAGATATGAAGAATGGAAAAATAGGCTTTGTATATAATAGAACAGCTGTTTTTGATAGTATGAGTAATATTGATATggtttatatgaataaattaaatattgataataaaaaggatatacATCCAAGTAATGAAATGCATTATGTGAATGAAAGGATGAGAaataatttgttatataatgaaaataagaaatataatttattgaataatatatttcattttaaaaagtataaGGTTTGTCGAAGAAAATCATTTAACGGATTAGAAAATATGGGAAATTACAAATATTTCAGTTCAACGATAggatttaataataataatacgaTGAAGGATAAAGATAAAGGTGAAAAGAATATAGGTGTCGGTAGTAATAAATGTGgtgtaaaatataataatatagataataagagaatggatataaataataatataagaaatagaTTATTGAAGAACAATAAATTAAGTGGTAATTTGATAAATAATAAGGAGAGTAAAacattaaaagaaatatatttggataaaaaagagaaagaGAAATTAATTAagatgtatttattattaagtttattattaatgccatttggatatatatatatgtattgtatagaaaatgatataaCGGTAGaagaatttataaaaatgatgaaaaagaaaGGAGATGtattagaaaataaatataatgatatattaaatgaatttaTAGATAAATATTTCCCACTAAGTAATGAACCTTTATTACCAGATTTTAAAGATTTGAATTATCCAGAAAATTTGCCTACTTTGGTTATAGATTTAAATTATGTAATAGCTAAATTAGAATATGATAGGAAAACAGGTTGGAGAGTATTAAAAAGGCCATATGCTGATagattttttaaagaattatCAAGTTTTTATGAAATCGTAATTTGGTCAGATGATAATTTTCCAGTAGCTCAAGAAGTTATATCTAAATGGGGTATACCAGCTATTGGTTGTTTACATAGAGATCAAtgttccaaaaaaaaaaaatcttatGTAAAAGATTTAAAAAGATTAGGTCGTAATTTAGATAGAGTTGTAATTATAGATCATGATGCAAAAGCATTTATGTTACAACCAGAAAATggtatattaataaaagaatttCATGGGGATTTAAATGATAAGGAAATGTTATGTCTaattgatttattaaaatctTTTGCCATAAGTACTCATGATATATCACAATTTTTAAAGAAACATGGTGGTGGGGATTATAACATAGGAAAAAGATATTTACAACAAAAAAGTGATACGGAACAAAAATCACAGCGTATCAGAAATATAGGTAAAATTTTTCATctggataataaaaaatctaCAAATGGCATTTCATTTAATTCGTGAAATAAGCATATACAAACatgcatacatataaataaatataaatataaatatatatgtataaatataaatatatatatatatatatatatatatatatatatttttattattatttattatttttttttattattattttttttatttttattttttatttttatttttttttttttattattttttttaatttatgtgtatattttccACATTTGTCAAATTAACACGTTCAAATTtttcaaaacaaaaaaaaagaagtatatatctatacatatatttatatatatatatatatatatatatatatatatatatacatatgtatgtatttattttcatttggtTACACCccattttctatattacaTGTGGGTCATTtttgatataaaatttttgaaCTCCTCTGCTGCCCTTATACCCGTTTTCTTAATATCCAACACATAATCTtgattacttttattttcttcttctaaaTATTTGTCTTGCTCATATTTCATCGTCAGTATTTTTTCTATCTCTTctattgtacatatattatcgTTTTCTGAAAGTAACAAATTGAATGAGttaatatcatatatgttggataaaaatatttttaataaaaattgtattttatttaatctGGTTGtgacataattataatatgtttgtTGAACTATTGTTTCGTCCTCAGTATATTCTATATGTACATGAGGTTCAcacaataaattatttttttccagtGGTAAGagatttttatttgttgtattttttttacatgttAGTTTATCAAAGTTTGAAATATGTTGATTTgttaatttatcattatttttttttttggggggGGAGGGCATATCCTTAGATTGATTATTTGTATTCAATATATGAGTCATACTAAACAAGACTTTTTGCATTTCATAAGAATCGAGAAGGAGTTGTTGAGCtgttatatttgttatatatgtaaaagaaAAGATAGTATCATAAAATTGTTCAATTATTAAGGTGGTTGTTTTTTCTAATAGATATGTTAAGCATGtattatcaaatatatttttaaaaaaaagaaaatattgataaagtaatttttttatattatgtatataattagatttttcacatatattatttatatcataaatattaacaatagtaatatttgatataattttatttattttttcttttatatataatatgatattttttatagattttgtttttatatttaagaaatatttttcttcttttttaaaagatatatatataaaataagaaggatccatatgtttttttaattgttcataagcttcattaatattagaatttatatatgagcatgtattaattaatatagataataatttGATATGTTCGATTTCTTGTGTTTCTTGAACTTTCTTAATAATtctattatttaattcatccgaatatttagataataatgttttaaaaaaaagaataaaatcaTATAACGTTTGACAGTTGCTAAATAAAAgtatcatattaatatagtttttatataaatgaaaaatagaATAGGacgatttatatatattatcatcatcattattattattataaatattatcatccataatttttatatctgAATTGTAATAAGTATTGTCACTTTtatgtacatttatattattaatttgatTTATGTGAAAATTATCAAAATCGATATTTCCAATGTCTTTAATagatttataattttttatatgactTATATAATCTTctttgttttcttttataatattctcaaatttatttaatatttttttttcttcatcttttAACCAATTACATAGAAAGCTGTCAAATGAGCAAGAGATAGCACCTTTAAAGTTTGTAACATTTTCACAACTAttcatgttattattattattattattattattattgttatggGTAAATATCATATTCTTATCTTCCTTTTGAGATATAAGACGTTCCATATTTAAATCTTTATGTATCAATTtagtgttttttttttggtcaAAAGATTTAGCTTCTTCACTTGGTTCATTATgattatctatatttatgtttaattCGTTTTGATCGTCCTCATTATTAATACAAGTTTTATTTTCTAAGGAGGATTTATCCGCATtaatatttgttttgtttttttttggttcCCTTTTTTGTAACAACAATTCGGGGAAAGGGAAATCTAGAGATGAATAATCTGGACATGTAGATATTTGACTAGTcgaataatatttaatatttttgtttaggAAGTTTTCAAAATTGATGACATTGATAACCGTTTTTATTAAATCGCTTGGGTTGTTTGTGTGTTCCATTGTAGAAGACATAATTTTAAGAATGTGTTTTTGTGTTATTAAACAAAACTTTGTTACTATATGGAATCGTATGTTATACACTGAAGGGAATATGTGAGAGTAtacattatcataattatttagaGCTCTCTTTATCCATGATATTCTTCTATCTATACTATCTAATGTATTTGCCTGATtttcaaatattaaaataaatttttctaaaaaaaaatttgtgaATTTCTTAGAGACCTTTTTTATGAATGAaggatttaaataatataggcAATTGCATGCATCGAATAGGTTGATTcgaatataattatgattattatgattattattattattattttcatttcctGTCCTGttggttttattattttcatttcctGTCCTGttggttttattattttcatttcctGTCCTGTTggtgttattattttcatttcctATCCCGTTggtgttattattttcatttcctATCCCGTTggtgttattattttcatttcctATCCCGTTggtgttattattttcatttcctATCCCGTTggtgttattattttcatttcctATCCCGTTggtgttattattttcatttcctGTCCTGTtggttttattattatcattatcttgATTATGCTTCTGTATGGGTATGAGGTGATCATTTAAGATAatctcatttttttctattaatatGTGAGGATCATATATCAAATCTATATCCTCCTTAATTTGACTTTTTAAATCTTTAAATAATATCTTTGTTTCATGATAAAGATTTTGTAATTTGTGATTTGTTTTTAAATCTGAAAAATGTGTTaacatttcttttataacatgtattaaataaatacaatctttatattctctttttatagcttttttttttaatttgctAATAGCTGTTATAAGTATGACTATacgttttaataatattatagttTGTGTTACATTTTGTTTTCCTGTatctaattttttaatatctttacataaatttattaaaacatcTTGATTCTTTTCAGTCTTTTTATCAATATCatctattatattatttattaattttgttcTACCTTTAATTCTCTTGaacattttttcatattcatttttcatcaatatatatttctgtattctatcattaatattatcatctaagtctttgattttattatttatcttttctaaataattatctacactttttaaatttaatatattttcatttatataattattcacaAAATTTTCATCTTCCTCATTtacataaattttattttcctcaCCTACAAAAGGGGCCCTCTCCAGGTCAGGCACTGGTTCtgtgtttgtttttttgtttggtTTTTCGTTTGGTTTTTCGTTCGGTTTTTCGTTTGGTTTTTCGTTTGGTTCTTCATTTAGTTTTTCGCTTGATTCTTCGTTTGATTCTTCGTTTG is a genomic window of Plasmodium falciparum 3D7 genome assembly, chromosome: 7 containing:
- a CDS encoding dolichyl-diphosphooligosaccharide--protein glycosyltransferase subunit OST2, putative: MNKILSTFYENYRNTPRNIKFVDIYILITLVNILLLYMYGYFSCSFDEKISVAAIFTALGNLTFSIALREQISNKSLFNIKREKIIFDFVLCSLVLYIGVFSYMHLN
- a CDS encoding mitochondrial import inner membrane translocase subunit TIM50, putative, with the protein product MNTLLRLKGLCGNKHKICNNVLRKCYSIKGNITKGDMEELIDDNIFYEKEEGKKGNLGNYYVIRDMKNGKIGFVYNRTAVFDSMSNIDMVYMNKLNIDNKKDIHPSNEMHYVNERMRNNLLYNENKKYNLLNNIFHFKKYKVCRRKSFNGLENMGNYKYFSSTIGFNNNNTMKDKDKGEKNIGVGSNKCGVKYNNIDNKRMDINNNIRNRLLKNNKLSGNLINNKESKTLKEIYLDKKEKEKLIKMYLLLSLLLMPFGYIYMYCIENDITVEEFIKMMKKKGDVLENKYNDILNEFIDKYFPLSNEPLLPDFKDLNYPENLPTLVIDLNYVIAKLEYDRKTGWRVLKRPYADRFFKELSSFYEIVIWSDDNFPVAQEVISKWGIPAIGCLHRDQCSKKKKSYVKDLKRLGRNLDRVVIIDHDAKAFMLQPENGILIKEFHGDLNDKEMLCLIDLLKSFAISTHDISQFLKKHGGGDYNIGKRYLQQKSDTEQKSQRIRNIGKIFHLDNKKSTNGISFNS
- a CDS encoding vacuolar protein sorting-associated protein 53, putative; its protein translation is MIPLDIKAKTKDSEADLNEKPNEEPNEEPNEEPNEKPNEESNEKPNEESNEESSEKLNEEPNEKPNEKPNEKPNEKPNKKTNTEPVPDLERAPFVGEENKIYVNEEDENFVNNYINENILNLKSVDNYLEKINNKIKDLDDNINDRIQKYILMKNEYEKMFKRIKGRTKLINNIIDDIDKKTEKNQDVLINLCKDIKKLDTGKQNVTQTIILLKRIVILITAISKLKKKAIKREYKDCIYLIHVIKEMLTHFSDLKTNHKLQNLYHETKILFKDLKSQIKEDIDLIYDPHILIEKNEIILNDHLIPIQKHNQDNDNNKTNRTGNENNNTNGIGNENNNTNGIGNENNNTNGIGNENNNTNGIGNENNNTNGIGNENNNTNRTGNENNKTNRTGNENNKTNRTGNENNNNNNHNNHNYIRINLFDACNCLYYLNPSFIKKVSKKFTNFFLEKFILIFENQANTLDSIDRRISWIKRALNNYDNVYSHIFPSVYNIRFHIVTKFCLITQKHILKIMSSTMEHTNNPSDLIKTVINVINFENFLNKNIKYYSTSQISTCPDYSSLDFPFPELLLQKREPKKNKTNINADKSSLENKTCINNEDDQNELNINIDNHNEPSEEAKSFDQKKNTKLIHKDLNMERLISQKEDKNMIFTHNNNNNNNNNNNMNSCENVTNFKGAISCSFDSFLCNWLKDEEKKILNKFENIIKENKEDYISHIKNYKSIKDIGNIDFDNFHINQINNINVHKSDNTYYNSDIKIMDDNIYNNNNDDDNIYKSSYSIFHLYKNYINMILLFSNCQTLYDFILFFKTLLSKYSDELNNRIIKKVQETQEIEHIKLLSILINTCSYINSNINEAYEQLKKHMDPSYFIYISFKKEEKYFLNIKTKSIKNIILYIKEKINKIISNITIVNIYDINNICEKSNYIHNIKKLLYQYFLFFKNIFDNTCLTYLLEKTTTLIIEQFYDTIFSFTYITNITAQQLLLDSYEMQKVLFSMTHILNTNNQSKDMPSPPKKKNNDKLTNQHISNFDKLTCKKNTTNKNLLPLEKNNLLCEPHVHIEYTEDETIVQQTYYNYVTTRLNKIQFLLKIFLSNIYDINSFNLLLSENDNICTIEEIEKILTMKYEQDKYLEEENKSNQDYVLDIKKTGIRAAEEFKNFISKMTHM